In a genomic window of Streptomyces koelreuteriae:
- the ctaC gene encoding aa3-type cytochrome oxidase subunit II, giving the protein MSPNGSDRSPRRPMRRKLLQALTAGLVLATATGCSYNWEDFPRLGMPTPTTEEAPRILSLWQGSWAAALAVGVLVWGLILWSAFFHRRSRTKVEVPPQTRYNMPIEALYTVVPLIIVSVLFYFTARDESELLSLKKKPDVTVNVVGFQWSWCFNYIEPVAGSTGDAKTSKDLDAIPDRFKEDFPANAGGAYDCGTPGTRNPQNGNPGPTLWLPKGKTVRFVLTSRDVIHSFWVVPFLMKQDVIPGHTNAFEVTPNKEGTFMGKCAELCGVDHSRMLFNVKVVSPERYEQHLKDLVDKQQNGYVPAGIAQTSHEKNRETNNL; this is encoded by the coding sequence GTGAGTCCCAACGGCTCCGACCGCTCGCCGCGGCGCCCGATGCGGCGGAAGCTGCTGCAGGCACTGACCGCGGGCCTGGTCTTGGCGACAGCCACCGGTTGCTCGTACAACTGGGAAGACTTCCCCCGCCTTGGTATGCCCACCCCGACCACGGAAGAGGCTCCTCGGATCCTCTCCCTGTGGCAGGGGTCCTGGGCGGCTGCGCTCGCCGTTGGCGTGCTGGTGTGGGGTCTGATCCTGTGGAGTGCTTTCTTCCACCGGCGCAGCCGCACCAAGGTCGAAGTTCCCCCACAGACCCGGTACAACATGCCCATCGAGGCGCTGTACACCGTGGTCCCGCTCATCATCGTCTCGGTGCTGTTCTACTTCACCGCCCGTGACGAGTCCGAGCTGCTCAGCCTCAAGAAGAAGCCCGACGTCACGGTCAACGTGGTCGGCTTCCAGTGGAGCTGGTGCTTCAACTACATCGAGCCCGTCGCGGGTTCCACCGGTGACGCCAAGACCTCCAAGGACCTGGACGCGATCCCGGACCGGTTCAAGGAAGACTTCCCGGCGAACGCCGGCGGCGCCTACGACTGCGGCACCCCCGGTACGCGGAACCCGCAGAACGGCAACCCCGGTCCGACGCTCTGGCTGCCCAAGGGCAAGACGGTCCGCTTCGTGCTGACCTCGCGTGACGTCATCCACTCCTTCTGGGTGGTGCCGTTCCTGATGAAGCAGGACGTCATCCCGGGCCACACCAACGCCTTCGAGGTGACCCCCAACAAGGAGGGCACCTTCATGGGCAAGTGCGCCGAGCTCTGCGGCGTCGACCACTCTCGGATGCTGTTCAACGTGAAGGTCGTCTCCCCCGAGCGCTACGAGCAGCACCTCAAGGACCTCGTGGACAAGCAGCAGAACGGTTACGTTCCTGCCGGCATCGCGCAGACGAGCCACGAGAAGAACCGGGAGACGAACAACCTGTGA
- the ctaD gene encoding aa3-type cytochrome oxidase subunit I, translating into MSILNEPQGAAAAGSHYADELPVRRQNRGSVVVKWLTTTDHKTIGTMYLITSFAFFVIGGVMALFMRAELARPGLQIMSNEQFNQAFTMHGTIMLLMFATPLFAGFANWIMPLQIGAPDVAFPRLNMFAYWLYLFGSLIAVGGFLTPQGAADFGWFAYSPLSDAVRSPGIGADMWIMGLAFSGFGTILGSVNFITTIICMRAPGMTMFRMPIFVWNVLLTGVLVLLAFPVLAAALFALEADRKFGAHIFDSANGGALLWQHLFWFFGHPEVYIIALPFFGIISEVIPVFSRKPMFGYTGLIGATIAIAGLSVTVWAHHMYVTGGVLLPFFSFMTFLIAVPTGVKFFNWIGTMWKGSLSFETPMLWATGFLITFTFGGLTGVILASPPMDFHVSDSYFVVAHFHYVVFGTVVFAMFSGFHFWWPKWTGKMLDERLGKITFWTLFIGFHGTFLVQHWLGAEGMPRRYADYLAADGFTALNTISTISSFLLGMSILPFFYNVWKTAKYGKTVEVDDPWGYGRSLEWATSCPPPRHNFITMPRIRSESPAFDLHHPEIAALDQLENAGHGEKALAGGKEAGK; encoded by the coding sequence GTGAGCATCCTCAACGAACCCCAGGGTGCCGCGGCAGCAGGGTCCCACTATGCGGACGAGTTGCCGGTCAGGCGCCAGAACCGCGGCAGTGTCGTGGTCAAGTGGCTGACGACGACCGACCACAAGACGATCGGCACGATGTACCTGATTACATCGTTCGCCTTCTTCGTCATCGGTGGCGTGATGGCGCTGTTCATGCGCGCCGAGCTGGCCCGGCCGGGTCTGCAGATCATGTCGAACGAGCAGTTCAACCAGGCGTTCACGATGCACGGCACGATCATGCTGCTGATGTTCGCGACGCCGCTGTTCGCCGGCTTCGCGAACTGGATCATGCCGCTGCAGATCGGCGCGCCCGACGTGGCGTTCCCGCGGCTGAACATGTTCGCCTACTGGCTGTACCTCTTCGGCTCGCTCATCGCGGTCGGTGGCTTCCTCACCCCGCAGGGCGCGGCCGACTTCGGCTGGTTCGCCTACAGCCCGCTCTCGGACGCCGTCCGCAGCCCGGGCATCGGCGCCGACATGTGGATCATGGGTCTGGCCTTCTCCGGCTTCGGCACCATCCTCGGCTCGGTCAACTTCATCACCACGATCATCTGCATGCGCGCCCCGGGCATGACGATGTTCCGCATGCCGATCTTCGTGTGGAACGTGCTGCTGACCGGTGTGCTGGTCCTGCTCGCCTTCCCGGTCCTCGCGGCCGCGCTGTTCGCCCTGGAGGCGGACCGCAAGTTCGGCGCCCACATCTTCGACTCCGCCAACGGCGGGGCGTTGCTGTGGCAGCACCTCTTCTGGTTCTTCGGCCATCCAGAGGTGTACATCATCGCGCTGCCGTTCTTCGGCATCATCTCCGAGGTCATCCCGGTCTTCTCCCGTAAGCCGATGTTCGGTTACACGGGTCTGATCGGCGCGACCATCGCGATCGCGGGTCTGTCCGTGACGGTGTGGGCCCACCACATGTACGTCACCGGCGGTGTGCTGCTGCCGTTCTTCTCCTTCATGACCTTCCTGATCGCGGTCCCGACCGGTGTGAAGTTCTTCAACTGGATCGGCACGATGTGGAAGGGCTCGTTGTCCTTCGAGACACCGATGCTCTGGGCGACCGGCTTCCTGATCACCTTCACCTTCGGTGGTCTGACCGGTGTCATCCTGGCCTCGCCGCCGATGGACTTCCACGTCTCCGACTCGTACTTCGTGGTCGCGCACTTCCACTACGTCGTCTTCGGCACCGTGGTCTTCGCGATGTTCTCCGGCTTCCACTTCTGGTGGCCGAAGTGGACCGGCAAGATGCTGGACGAGCGCCTCGGCAAGATCACCTTCTGGACGCTGTTCATCGGTTTCCACGGCACGTTCCTGGTCCAGCACTGGCTGGGTGCCGAGGGCATGCCGCGCCGTTACGCGGACTACCTCGCGGCCGACGGCTTCACCGCGCTGAACACGATCTCGACGATCAGCTCGTTCCTGCTCGGCATGTCGATCCTGCCGTTCTTCTACAACGTGTGGAAGACGGCCAAGTACGGCAAGACGGTCGAGGTCGACGACCCGTGGGGCTACGGCCGCTCCCTGGAGTGGGCCACCTCCTGCCCGCCGCCGCGCCACAACTTCATCACCATGCCGCGGATCCGCAGCGAATCCCCGGCGTTCGACCTGCACCACCCGGAGATCGCCGCTCTCGACCAGCTCGAGAACGCGGGGCACGGCGAGAAGGCCCTCGCCGGCGGCAAGGAGGCCGGCAAGTGA
- a CDS encoding cytochrome c oxidase subunit 4 yields MKIQGKMFMWLSFFVLVMAVVYGVWSKEPVGTTALFMTFGLCIMIGFYLGFTAKRVDVGAQDNKEADVADDAGEVGFFSPHSWQPLSLAIGGALAFLSVAIGWWLMYFSLPIILIGVWGWVFEYYRGENRTQ; encoded by the coding sequence GTGAAGATCCAGGGCAAGATGTTCATGTGGCTGAGCTTCTTCGTCCTCGTCATGGCGGTCGTCTATGGCGTGTGGTCGAAGGAGCCGGTAGGTACCACGGCCCTCTTCATGACCTTCGGCCTGTGCATCATGATTGGCTTCTACCTCGGCTTCACGGCCAAGCGGGTCGACGTCGGCGCACAGGACAACAAGGAGGCGGACGTCGCGGACGACGCCGGCGAGGTCGGGTTCTTCAGCCCGCACAGCTGGCAGCCGCTGTCCCTGGCCATCGGCGGCGCCCTGGCCTTCCTGTCGGTCGCCATCGGCTGGTGGCTGATGTACTTCTCCCTGCCGATCATCCTGATCGGCGTCTGGGGCTGGGTCTTCGAGTACTACCGCGGTGAGAACCGCACCCAGTAA
- a CDS encoding L,D-transpeptidase, giving the protein MSHSAIPRPRTVVGCTLLVIALSAGVTTACGADGNPLSHRPYDAADQISFNGPVEGREKADPDKPLEVVAEDSDGRITDVTAYDATGRYLAGELAADGSRWHSTAPLAANAGYTVRVSTEDEDGAPGRKVLTFDTGKPTTKKRLDVTFGPRTGTYGVGQPVTAELSRAVKDRAQRAVVERALKVSSMPAVDGAWHWVDEKKLHYRPKDYWPAQATVQVRSNLEGIKIGDRLWGGGKAKPLTFSTADKLIAVTDASAHQMTVYKNDEIIRQIPVTTGMPGYDTRNGVKVVLAKEGTVRMTSASIGASDFYDLIVHHSVRVTNSGEYVHAAPWSVGSQGAANVSHGCTGMSTENAAWFYDTVREGDIVKVINSGGDTMAPFGNGFGDWNLDWQKWRTGSALLGGTPDGPAEADRARLRPQSI; this is encoded by the coding sequence ATGAGCCACTCAGCGATACCCCGGCCCCGCACCGTCGTCGGTTGCACGCTGCTGGTGATAGCCCTCAGCGCGGGCGTCACCACCGCCTGCGGCGCGGACGGCAACCCGCTCTCCCACCGTCCCTACGACGCGGCGGACCAGATCTCCTTCAACGGCCCCGTGGAGGGCCGCGAGAAGGCCGACCCGGACAAGCCCCTGGAAGTGGTCGCCGAGGACTCCGACGGGCGCATCACGGACGTCACGGCCTACGACGCCACCGGACGCTACCTGGCGGGCGAACTCGCCGCCGACGGCAGCCGCTGGCACAGCACCGCGCCGCTCGCCGCCAACGCCGGCTACACGGTCCGGGTGAGCACCGAGGACGAGGACGGCGCGCCCGGCCGCAAGGTCCTCACCTTCGACACGGGCAAGCCCACCACCAAGAAGCGCCTGGACGTCACCTTCGGCCCCAGGACGGGCACCTACGGCGTCGGCCAGCCCGTCACCGCCGAGCTGAGCCGGGCCGTCAAGGACAGGGCCCAGCGGGCCGTCGTCGAACGCGCGCTCAAGGTCAGCTCCATGCCCGCCGTGGACGGCGCCTGGCACTGGGTGGACGAGAAGAAGCTCCACTACCGCCCGAAGGACTACTGGCCCGCACAGGCCACCGTCCAGGTCCGCAGCAACCTGGAGGGCATCAAGATCGGCGACCGGCTGTGGGGCGGCGGCAAGGCCAAACCGCTGACCTTCAGCACCGCCGACAAGCTCATAGCCGTCACGGACGCCTCGGCCCACCAGATGACGGTCTACAAGAACGACGAGATCATCCGCCAGATACCGGTGACCACCGGTATGCCCGGCTACGACACGCGCAACGGCGTCAAGGTCGTCCTGGCCAAGGAAGGCACCGTCCGCATGACCAGCGCCAGCATCGGCGCCTCGGACTTCTACGACCTGATCGTCCACCACTCGGTGCGGGTCACCAACAGCGGCGAGTACGTCCACGCCGCCCCCTGGTCGGTCGGCTCCCAGGGAGCCGCCAACGTCAGCCACGGCTGCACCGGCATGAGCACCGAGAACGCCGCCTGGTTCTACGACACCGTACGCGAGGGCGACATCGTCAAGGTCATCAACTCCGGCGGCGACACCATGGCCCCCTTCGGCAACGGCTTCGGCGACTGGAACCTCGACTGGCAGAAGTGGCGCACAGGCAGCGCCCTCCTCGGCGGCACCCCGGACGGCCCCGCAGAGGCCGACAGGGCCCGTCTACGCCCTCAGAGCATCTGA
- a CDS encoding response regulator: MQPTATVLVYSDNSNTREQVRLATGRRPAPDVPVVEFLECATPDAVLRELDRGGIDVCVLDGEAVPMGGMGVCRQIKDEVFHCPPVLLLIGRPQDAWLATWSRAESAVTLPVEPVEFAAALAALLREKKALNA, from the coding sequence ATGCAGCCGACCGCCACGGTGCTGGTCTACAGCGACAACTCCAACACCCGCGAGCAGGTGCGGCTGGCCACGGGACGGCGGCCGGCGCCGGATGTTCCCGTGGTGGAGTTCCTGGAGTGCGCGACCCCGGACGCGGTGCTCAGGGAGCTGGACCGGGGCGGGATCGATGTCTGTGTGCTGGACGGTGAGGCCGTGCCGATGGGCGGCATGGGGGTCTGCCGGCAGATCAAGGACGAGGTGTTCCACTGCCCGCCGGTGTTGCTGCTGATCGGGCGGCCGCAGGATGCGTGGCTGGCGACCTGGAGTCGGGCGGAGTCGGCTGTGACGCTGCCGGTGGAGCCGGTGGAGTTCGCGGCCGCGCTGGCTGCTTTGCTGCGGGAGAAGAAGGCTCTGAACGCCTGA
- the ctaE gene encoding aa3-type cytochrome oxidase subunit III → MSVVATATTAETGHAHPSVNRPNLTSVGTIIWLSSELMFFAALFAMYFTLRSVTGAEHWKEMAGHLNFPFSAANTTILVLSSLTCQLGVFAAERGDVKKLRMWFIVTFVMGAIFIGGQVLEYTELVKEAGLSLSSDPYGSVFYLTTGFHGLHVTGGLIAFLLVLGRTYAASRFTHEQATAAIVVSYYWHFVDVVWIGLFATIYMIK, encoded by the coding sequence ATGTCGGTCGTGGCGACAGCAACGACAGCAGAAACCGGGCACGCGCACCCGTCGGTCAATCGGCCGAACCTCACCAGCGTCGGAACCATCATCTGGTTGAGTTCCGAGCTGATGTTCTTCGCGGCCCTCTTCGCGATGTACTTCACCCTGCGATCGGTGACCGGTGCCGAGCACTGGAAGGAGATGGCCGGCCATCTCAACTTCCCGTTCTCGGCGGCGAACACCACCATCCTGGTGCTCTCCTCCCTCACCTGCCAGCTCGGCGTCTTCGCCGCCGAGCGCGGTGATGTGAAGAAGCTCCGGATGTGGTTCATCGTCACCTTCGTGATGGGTGCGATCTTCATCGGCGGTCAGGTCCTCGAGTACACGGAGCTGGTCAAGGAGGCGGGCCTGTCCCTGTCCTCCGACCCCTACGGCTCGGTGTTCTACCTGACGACCGGCTTCCACGGCCTGCACGTGACGGGCGGCCTCATCGCCTTCCTGCTGGTCCTCGGCCGGACCTACGCGGCCAGCAGGTTCACCCATGAGCAGGCGACGGCCGCGATCGTCGTGTCCTACTACTGGCACTTCGTCGATGT